A genomic stretch from Chryseobacterium sp. SNU WT5 includes:
- a CDS encoding alpha-2-macroglobulin family protein: MKNKIFTILLLLISFSYVFGQKHYDDQWKKISENSKTGKFKSNLPLILEIQNQAMKEKNAVQLIRSLKAEFSIVNQTYDDTKNDASSKFFTKLNGLDEKLKDDEKLLYQVLLGEFFSDYYNQNQWRINQRTNLNNQDFAEIETWSKLDFKNYLAKHFQSLESKKVELQKISMSKYKEIFNLTEDLEYFPTLFDWNAMNEIKFYNNSQLFTPNELKVNQSKISNLYSELIQKNSGNSKLYFQHQKLNDYCAFSNCKDKFEQLQKLVKESNSEDDYKLVVIGEIINHLRDKGDYKSALIQINEAKKSYPKSKFLNNIINQENSILQPTLAIHFEKHTQANLPIHLVAEAKNVTKFSLNIYEVKDDQQNFLKYVANSYDKTRFPAVKKTLVRKESFDLQDLKDYKNHKTSLEIKSLPSGIYLAEYVVENSIQDNFYFITTNSRIIFNKKDDRKTTDNQLKLVNRENGKSVSNENLKFFEFTNDNKANSFGAKTDQSAVFKLPISKDNRYYRYYLVQQPSTNDYNLMQVYGNQYYNEPKKLGEQNLAQIFIDRGIYRPGQIVYFKVINTKLLLDKESVSAGISQKITLNDANGEEISTQKFTTNEFGSYNGSFTLPNGKLNGQFSLEVDSDNVNNDATKYFQVEEYKRPKFEVTFDPIKEEYKYGQTIELKGKALMFSGVALSNATVNYEIKKQNIRWRYFWWYPRGNDNENSILGEVKTNEKGEFIIKIDLKKDETLEGIQIDNYQINASLTDINGETQSATENVKVASVSHYIKTDDIKDSFTDEPIKVNVETKNYNDQNLKKPYQVKLSKLQPKERVFRSNFETEIQDLPKFSKEEFVQKFPHDYFSKEEKEWKEQSVILNGVQRNEQSLDLGKLAAGNYKLELFNIEGKDTIKIEKTFEVFDKRFLADSQKPYLKVLQPKDEFKRTEKAKIFVYSAIPDALVNVYVQNGNGETVTEQKKLNSDSNRNGLLEYVVNFPKDESIDQINVQFQLVAFNDVQTQSVNLKIASDNKPLRIETVTFRDKLEPGQKEKWTVKVLGEDKEKINSEVLANMYDKSLDQFASNSFSWQQIYQKYFLMNSYRINEGLSQENYSKRVPYLNQKNINIPDFNWFDGGLVNNSLSGRISGVQMSDAKNLNIIRGTASAKMESPPPPIAKQLETTSGLISDEEVVMVGAGTKKENLDKIPVRQNLNETAFFYPNLMTDKDGNVTFEFTSPEALTQWKLMFLAHTKDARSATLEKSVVTQKEFSVTPNYPRFLREGDELNLQSKLSSLVDKKLSGVAQLQILDAFTNEDISSKFNLNETQKTFDLAERGNSVVTWKLKVPNDVSSMIIKVVAKAGNFSDGEQKAIAVLPNRMLVTDAVPIFVKEGQTKTFVLENLAKNTSTTATNFSNTLELTTNPIWEIMFALPSLKNDQNNSADVVFNKWSADVLASEIFKANPKLKKVFEEYQSKGLLKSNLDKNQELKQLLLEETPWVLESKNETEQMEKLARLFDANTMRNSINEDWSELLKLQNPDGGFSWYQGYPSSYYNSLYILKNLGKINEWLKGNTTEYQSAEQKEMVSKLVNYVDSEVHKYWDVKKEYVWNNYVLDYLDTRHYWEKEFPLKGKGAQLKTLVIQKAPKSEIKDFTFFGLHRAALLFDDYKLPILSKKLLTYLKETSTESETQGIYWKQNLNDWGWYSSKTVNHAGALEAFNKLTPNDEKMIEEMKIWLITQKEVNSWGSSRGTAEVIFTILNSGKSWTSSESDKATIIWGSSSQRSPREKEQRATGYIKQTIKSEEINKDLGTVTVTKPGPGIVQGGLFWQYYEDLDKIKSSESYISITKELYKKVKTVNGEELKKIAGDTPLKVGDKVTVRMILNTDRNMEFIHLKDMRAAGFEPLNVISGYEWKNGLGYYQSTKDASTNFYIENMRKGKYVFEYDYICNASGTFSNGITTLQNYYAPQMNAHTKGTKITITE; the protein is encoded by the coding sequence ATGAAAAATAAAATTTTTACAATCCTCCTGTTATTAATAAGTTTCAGTTATGTTTTCGGACAAAAACATTACGATGATCAATGGAAAAAGATATCAGAAAATTCCAAGACTGGAAAATTCAAATCGAATCTTCCTCTAATTTTAGAAATTCAAAACCAGGCTATGAAAGAAAAAAATGCCGTTCAACTCATTCGTTCGTTGAAAGCAGAATTCAGTATTGTTAATCAAACTTATGATGATACTAAAAATGATGCATCAAGTAAATTTTTTACGAAACTGAATGGTTTAGATGAGAAATTAAAAGATGATGAGAAATTGTTGTATCAGGTTTTGTTAGGTGAATTTTTTAGTGATTATTACAATCAAAATCAATGGCGAATTAATCAAAGAACGAATCTTAATAATCAGGATTTTGCTGAAATTGAAACGTGGTCAAAATTAGATTTTAAAAATTATTTAGCTAAACATTTCCAAAGTTTAGAATCTAAAAAAGTGGAATTACAAAAGATCTCAATGTCTAAGTATAAGGAGATTTTTAACCTAACTGAAGATTTAGAATATTTTCCAACCTTATTTGATTGGAATGCGATGAACGAAATCAAGTTCTACAATAATTCTCAACTCTTCACGCCCAATGAATTGAAAGTCAATCAATCAAAAATTTCTAACTTATATTCGGAACTGATTCAGAAAAATTCAGGAAATTCAAAACTCTATTTTCAGCATCAGAAATTAAATGATTACTGTGCTTTTTCAAATTGTAAAGATAAATTTGAACAACTGCAAAAATTAGTAAAAGAATCAAATTCAGAAGACGATTATAAACTCGTTGTTATTGGGGAAATCATTAATCATTTAAGAGATAAAGGAGATTATAAGTCAGCTTTAATTCAAATCAATGAAGCAAAGAAAAGTTATCCAAAATCCAAATTTCTTAACAATATTATCAATCAGGAAAATAGTATTCTACAGCCAACATTAGCAATTCATTTTGAAAAACATACGCAAGCAAATCTTCCTATTCATTTGGTAGCAGAAGCGAAAAATGTGACCAAGTTTTCTTTAAATATTTACGAAGTTAAAGATGATCAACAGAATTTTTTAAAATATGTGGCTAACTCTTATGATAAAACCCGTTTTCCAGCCGTTAAGAAAACTTTAGTTCGGAAAGAGTCTTTTGATTTACAGGACTTAAAAGATTATAAAAATCACAAAACTTCGTTAGAAATAAAATCACTTCCGTCTGGGATTTATCTTGCGGAATATGTTGTGGAAAATTCTATTCAAGATAATTTCTATTTTATTACAACCAATTCGCGAATTATTTTTAATAAAAAAGATGACCGAAAAACCACTGACAATCAACTGAAACTCGTCAATCGTGAAAATGGTAAATCAGTTTCAAATGAAAATCTGAAATTTTTTGAATTTACCAATGATAATAAAGCCAATTCTTTTGGTGCAAAAACTGACCAATCTGCAGTTTTCAAATTACCGATTTCCAAAGACAATAGGTATTATCGCTATTATTTGGTGCAACAGCCTTCTACAAATGATTATAATTTAATGCAGGTTTATGGCAATCAATATTATAATGAGCCGAAGAAATTAGGAGAACAAAATCTCGCCCAAATTTTTATCGATCGGGGCATTTATCGTCCAGGACAAATTGTTTATTTTAAGGTGATTAACACTAAATTACTTTTGGATAAAGAATCCGTTTCTGCTGGAATTTCTCAGAAGATTACTCTTAACGATGCTAACGGCGAGGAGATTTCTACTCAAAAATTTACGACAAACGAGTTCGGTTCTTATAATGGGAGTTTCACTTTGCCGAACGGAAAATTGAATGGTCAATTTTCTTTGGAAGTAGATTCTGATAATGTAAATAATGATGCGACGAAATATTTTCAGGTTGAAGAATACAAACGACCAAAATTTGAAGTGACTTTTGATCCGATAAAAGAGGAATACAAATACGGACAAACCATTGAACTGAAAGGAAAGGCATTGATGTTTTCCGGTGTGGCTTTGAGTAATGCAACCGTGAATTATGAAATTAAAAAACAGAATATCCGATGGAGATATTTCTGGTGGTATCCGCGTGGAAACGATAATGAAAATTCCATTTTAGGAGAAGTGAAAACCAATGAGAAAGGAGAGTTCATCATTAAAATCGATTTAAAGAAAGATGAAACTTTAGAAGGGATTCAGATCGATAATTATCAAATTAATGCGTCATTAACCGACATTAATGGTGAAACACAATCTGCGACGGAAAATGTAAAAGTCGCGTCGGTTTCTCATTATATCAAAACCGATGATATTAAAGATTCTTTCACCGATGAACCAATTAAGGTTAATGTTGAGACTAAGAATTACAATGACCAAAATTTAAAAAAACCATATCAAGTTAAACTTTCAAAACTTCAACCGAAAGAAAGAGTTTTTCGATCAAATTTCGAAACTGAAATTCAGGATTTACCGAAGTTTTCAAAAGAAGAATTCGTTCAGAAATTCCCACACGATTATTTCTCCAAAGAAGAGAAAGAATGGAAAGAACAATCTGTCATTCTGAATGGAGTCCAGCGAAATGAACAATCCTTGGATCTTGGCAAACTCGCTGCCGGAAATTATAAACTCGAACTCTTTAATATTGAAGGAAAAGATACCATTAAAATTGAAAAAACTTTTGAAGTTTTTGACAAACGATTTTTAGCAGATTCGCAGAAACCTTATTTAAAAGTTCTTCAACCAAAAGACGAATTCAAGCGAACTGAAAAAGCGAAGATATTTGTGTATTCTGCAATTCCGGATGCTTTGGTTAATGTCTATGTTCAAAATGGGAATGGTGAAACGGTAACGGAGCAAAAGAAGCTTAATTCCGATAGCAATCGGAATGGACTTTTAGAATATGTTGTCAATTTCCCGAAAGACGAAAGCATTGATCAAATCAATGTTCAGTTTCAGCTGGTTGCTTTTAATGATGTTCAAACGCAATCGGTTAATTTGAAAATTGCGTCAGACAATAAACCTTTACGAATTGAAACTGTCACGTTTCGGGATAAATTAGAGCCCGGACAAAAAGAAAAATGGACGGTTAAAGTTTTGGGTGAGGATAAAGAGAAGATCAACTCCGAAGTTTTGGCGAATATGTATGATAAGTCTTTGGATCAATTTGCGAGTAATAGTTTCTCCTGGCAACAGATCTATCAGAAATATTTTCTCATGAATTCTTATCGGATTAATGAAGGTTTGTCGCAAGAAAATTATAGCAAGCGAGTACCTTATTTAAACCAAAAGAATATAAATATTCCTGATTTTAATTGGTTTGATGGTGGTCTTGTAAATAATTCCTTATCTGGTAGAATTTCAGGAGTGCAAATGTCAGATGCAAAAAATCTAAATATTATTAGAGGAACTGCTTCTGCGAAAATGGAATCTCCACCGCCACCAATCGCAAAACAATTAGAAACAACATCAGGTTTAATTTCTGATGAAGAAGTTGTAATGGTTGGAGCAGGTACAAAAAAAGAAAACCTAGATAAAATTCCAGTTCGTCAAAATCTAAACGAAACTGCCTTTTTCTACCCAAACTTAATGACCGACAAAGACGGAAATGTAACTTTTGAATTCACTTCTCCGGAAGCATTAACGCAATGGAAACTGATGTTTTTAGCGCACACTAAAGATGCGCGGTCAGCAACTTTAGAAAAATCAGTCGTAACTCAGAAAGAGTTTTCCGTAACGCCGAATTATCCACGCTTTTTACGTGAGGGTGATGAACTGAATCTGCAGTCAAAACTTTCCAGTTTGGTCGATAAAAAATTGAGCGGAGTAGCACAGTTGCAAATTTTAGATGCATTTACGAATGAAGATATTTCCAGCAAATTCAATTTAAATGAAACTCAGAAAACATTTGATTTAGCAGAGAGAGGAAATTCCGTCGTGACCTGGAAATTGAAAGTTCCAAATGACGTTTCTTCAATGATCATTAAAGTCGTAGCAAAAGCTGGAAATTTCTCTGATGGTGAACAAAAAGCCATTGCTGTTTTACCGAACAGAATGTTGGTTACAGATGCTGTTCCAATATTTGTGAAAGAAGGACAAACCAAAACTTTTGTTTTAGAGAATCTGGCGAAAAATACTTCGACAACTGCGACCAACTTTTCGAATACTTTGGAATTGACAACCAATCCGATATGGGAAATCATGTTTGCTTTGCCAAGTTTAAAAAATGACCAAAACAATTCTGCAGATGTCGTTTTCAACAAATGGTCTGCCGATGTTTTAGCTTCCGAAATTTTTAAAGCCAATCCAAAACTGAAAAAGGTTTTTGAAGAGTATCAGTCGAAAGGTTTATTAAAATCTAATCTGGATAAAAATCAGGAACTGAAACAATTGTTGCTGGAAGAAACACCATGGGTTTTAGAATCGAAAAACGAAACGGAACAAATGGAAAAATTAGCGCGTTTGTTCGATGCGAATACGATGCGAAATTCGATTAATGAAGATTGGAGCGAATTGCTGAAACTTCAAAATCCTGATGGTGGATTTTCCTGGTATCAAGGTTATCCGAGTTCTTATTACAACTCATTGTACATCTTGAAAAATCTTGGTAAAATAAATGAATGGCTGAAAGGAAATACTACAGAATATCAATCTGCGGAACAAAAAGAAATGGTTTCTAAACTGGTTAATTACGTTGATTCAGAAGTTCATAAATATTGGGACGTTAAGAAAGAGTACGTTTGGAATAACTATGTTTTGGACTATCTAGATACGCGTCATTATTGGGAAAAAGAATTTCCACTGAAAGGAAAAGGAGCGCAATTAAAAACATTAGTTATTCAAAAAGCGCCAAAATCAGAAATCAAAGATTTCACGTTCTTTGGTTTGCACCGCGCTGCTTTACTTTTTGATGATTATAAACTTCCTATTTTATCTAAAAAATTACTGACTTATTTAAAAGAAACTTCAACCGAATCAGAAACTCAGGGAATTTATTGGAAACAAAATCTGAACGATTGGGGATGGTATTCTTCAAAAACGGTGAACCACGCCGGAGCTTTGGAAGCCTTTAATAAATTGACTCCGAACGATGAAAAAATGATTGAGGAAATGAAGATTTGGTTGATTACTCAGAAAGAAGTGAATTCTTGGGGAAGTTCGCGCGGAACAGCAGAAGTGATTTTCACGATTTTAAATTCAGGCAAATCATGGACTTCTTCAGAAAGCGATAAAGCCACTATTATTTGGGGATCCTCATCCCAACGTTCGCCAAGGGAGAAGGAGCAGCGCGCGACTGGTTATATTAAACAAACTATAAAATCAGAAGAGATCAATAAAGATTTAGGAACTGTAACCGTAACAAAACCAGGTCCTGGAATTGTGCAAGGTGGTTTATTCTGGCAATATTATGAAGATTTAGATAAAATAAAATCGTCCGAATCTTATATCTCAATTACCAAAGAATTGTACAAGAAAGTGAAAACGGTGAATGGCGAGGAATTGAAGAAAATTGCTGGAGATACGCCTTTGAAAGTTGGTGATAAAGTCACTGTAAGAATGATTCTTAATACCGACCGTAACATGGAATTTATTCACTTAAAAGATATGCGAGCTGCAGGTTTTGAACCTTTAAATGTGATTTCTGGCTATGAATGGAAAAACGGATTGGGTTATTATCAATCGACCAAAGATGCTTCCACCAATTTTTATATCGAGAATATGAGAAAAGGGAAATATGTTTTTGAGTATGATTATATCTGCAATGCTTCCGGAACTTTCAGCAATGGAATCACAACGTTGCAAAATTATTACGCACCGCAAATGAATGCACATACGAAAGGAACAAAAATCACAATCACTGAATAA
- a CDS encoding TolC family protein: MKTLNNLSKLLLFFPAFAFAQSAPTLQELIDSALINDGTLTQQTLENKYTKLDDQKLKDVFLPKVEVSGKAGYLYTSAHLKSPEINLPAVPPIFPGATIPEGQITNNLNISGFSTMAKAEASVLLYSGGKVKYLKEANREKNISENLLMQKSRDEIITEISKAYDQMALIQESKKVLDEAKKRLDINRKTADKALGYGLITPYDRKKIELAQATLDSKLVEYEGKKELLITQIQILTGIERERIAQIEPQLQTISYEVLDQNIENRVEIQALEHGIKATDYKIKAEERWWVPKVQAQTSVSYFGLFNNNISTSKELLPNTGKKLDLNPANINVLPLVQAGVGFKWDIFDGNEGKHLVEKAKIEKEILENKKRDASKKLNLNLANNQTNYTVAQAQIKLKEKSREIAKEGLEQVEKEFRYGTKTSSALIDAENDLENAELELQNAIFNQRRSAIELMKSTQNLQIQKL; the protein is encoded by the coding sequence ATGAAAACCTTAAATAATTTAAGCAAACTATTACTCTTTTTTCCTGCGTTCGCATTTGCGCAATCAGCGCCTACCTTACAGGAATTGATTGATAGTGCTTTAATCAACGACGGAACATTAACCCAACAAACGCTTGAAAATAAATACACCAAACTCGACGATCAAAAACTGAAAGATGTTTTTCTTCCGAAAGTTGAAGTTTCAGGGAAAGCTGGTTATTTATATACTTCAGCACATCTAAAATCACCCGAAATTAATCTTCCCGCAGTTCCGCCAATTTTTCCAGGCGCTACAATTCCAGAAGGACAAATCACCAATAATCTCAATATTTCAGGCTTTTCTACGATGGCAAAAGCAGAAGCAAGTGTCCTCTTATATTCAGGCGGAAAAGTAAAATATCTTAAAGAAGCCAATCGTGAGAAAAATATTTCTGAAAATTTGCTGATGCAGAAAAGCCGTGATGAAATAATTACCGAAATTTCTAAAGCTTATGATCAAATGGCTTTGATTCAGGAATCTAAGAAAGTTTTAGATGAGGCAAAAAAACGTTTAGACATTAATCGTAAAACCGCTGACAAAGCTTTAGGTTACGGATTAATTACTCCGTACGATCGCAAAAAAATCGAATTAGCACAGGCAACTTTGGATTCTAAATTAGTAGAGTATGAAGGAAAAAAAGAACTGTTGATTACTCAAATTCAAATATTAACTGGAATTGAGCGGGAAAGAATTGCTCAGATCGAACCGCAACTTCAAACAATTTCTTACGAAGTTTTAGATCAGAATATTGAAAATAGAGTAGAGATTCAAGCTTTGGAGCATGGTATCAAAGCAACCGATTATAAAATAAAAGCTGAAGAAAGATGGTGGGTTCCAAAAGTTCAAGCGCAAACTTCAGTGAGTTATTTTGGGTTGTTTAATAATAATATCTCAACTTCAAAAGAATTATTACCCAATACAGGAAAGAAATTAGATTTGAATCCTGCCAATATTAATGTGTTGCCTTTGGTTCAAGCCGGAGTTGGATTTAAATGGGATATTTTTGATGGAAATGAAGGAAAGCATTTGGTTGAAAAAGCAAAAATTGAAAAAGAAATTTTAGAGAACAAAAAACGTGATGCTTCCAAAAAACTCAATTTAAATTTAGCCAACAATCAAACCAATTATACGGTTGCTCAGGCTCAAATTAAGTTGAAAGAAAAATCCCGTGAAATAGCTAAGGAAGGCTTAGAACAAGTGGAGAAAGAATTCCGTTACGGAACCAAAACTTCGTCTGCTTTAATCGATGCAGAAAATGATCTCGAAAATGCAGAACTGGAATTGCAGAACGCCATCTTTAATCAAAGAAGAAGTGCAATAGAATTGATGAAGTCGACTCAGAATTTGCAGATTCAAAAACTTTAA
- a CDS encoding HlyD family secretion protein, protein MKNTVLKSLALVSVITLSGCKEAKPERAIVGKTKKEVVSFSPKLTGRVLKIYVEEGQTVKVGDTLALLDVPEISAKIAQAKGATSAARAQVQMAKNGASPDQLRQLKAKQNGLQQQFNYAQKSFNRAKNMYRDSLLSPQNYDEYFAKYQGAKAQLDAVNAELHDVQLGTRFEKIDMAQGQANQAMGALQEANVANAEKYIIATNDMEIETIALNKGELATAGYPLFTGYIPETSYFRFTIPESKIAKYQKGMSVKMLVNYSNKEFSGKIIAIKQLAKYADITTAFPDYEPEEAIYEIKVVPENKDATIDILVNSNVTLK, encoded by the coding sequence ATGAAAAATACTGTATTAAAATCTTTGGCTTTAGTAAGTGTCATTACACTTTCTGGCTGTAAAGAAGCAAAACCGGAAAGAGCGATCGTCGGAAAAACCAAGAAAGAGGTGGTTTCCTTTTCACCAAAATTGACCGGGAGAGTTCTGAAAATTTACGTAGAAGAAGGACAAACCGTAAAAGTGGGAGATACACTTGCTCTTTTAGATGTGCCAGAAATTTCGGCAAAAATCGCACAGGCAAAAGGGGCGACTTCTGCTGCCAGAGCACAGGTTCAAATGGCTAAAAATGGGGCGAGTCCTGATCAGCTTAGACAATTGAAAGCAAAACAAAACGGTTTACAACAGCAGTTCAACTATGCGCAGAAATCATTTAACCGTGCAAAAAATATGTATCGAGATAGTTTACTTTCGCCTCAAAATTATGATGAATATTTTGCAAAATACCAAGGTGCAAAAGCGCAGTTGGATGCGGTGAATGCAGAACTTCATGATGTTCAGTTAGGAACACGCTTCGAAAAAATTGACATGGCACAAGGTCAGGCAAATCAAGCGATGGGTGCTTTGCAGGAAGCCAATGTGGCCAATGCAGAAAAATATATTATTGCGACAAATGACATGGAGATTGAAACGATCGCTTTAAACAAAGGAGAATTAGCAACGGCCGGTTATCCGTTGTTTACAGGTTATATTCCCGAAACTTCTTATTTCCGTTTTACGATTCCTGAAAGTAAAATTGCAAAATACCAAAAAGGAATGTCGGTAAAAATGTTGGTGAATTATAGCAACAAAGAATTCTCAGGTAAAATTATAGCTATCAAACAATTGGCAAAATATGCTGATATCACCACCGCTTTCCCAGATTACGAACCTGAAGAAGCGATTTATGAAATTAAAGTTGTTCCTGAAAATAAGGACGCGACCATAGATATTTTGGTGAATTCAAACGTGACTTTAAAATAG